A single genomic interval of Camelina sativa cultivar DH55 chromosome 11, Cs, whole genome shotgun sequence harbors:
- the LOC104728925 gene encoding uncharacterized protein LOC104728925: MQSFGCEKFSRPPKFSKTNFPSPLSLDLNHIPSVPSAAADSQHHHQHQHQQLWFAAPPPPPPPPPVSDHHHQHHRIFLRTGVLNDKTSDYTSTEAPLYFTTSSNAATSSPGGRVVASISLFSQIVHQEENTMSETPPFVTPSSQWGATTPRTTPNLDGIEQPVYERVCVRLSPSRTSPWTWFGAICCFLFSIGLLICGITTLILIFAVRPRIPVLDVANASQNTILFESPVFSGDIVLQLNFTNPNKKQVVRFEHIKVELRFSEELIARQNLLPFSVRNGQNRLESIGLVSDSILLPVNDMVELRRQVASNLVDYQIISTSRVNAVLGFVPYSYMLHGTCHIQLTGPPGGGLVSRNCTTNR, from the exons ATGCAGAGCTTTGGTTGTG AAAAGTTCTCTAGGCCGCCGAAGTTTTCCAAGACTAACTTcccttctcctctctctctcgaccTCAACCACATCCCTTCCGTTCCCTCCGCTGCAGCAGATAGCCAACACcaccatcaacatcaacatcaacagcTCTGGTTCGCcgcgcctcctcctcctcctcctcctcctcctgtcTCCGACCACCATCACCAACACCACCGGATTTTTCTACGAACCGGAGTGCTAAACGATAAAACTTCGGATTACACCTCCACCGAAGCGCCGCTTTACTTCACCACCTCGTCTAACGCTGCCACGTCATCACCTGGTGGTCGAGTTGTTGcgtcaatctctctcttttctcagaTAGTGCATCAAGAAGAAAACACCATGTCGGAAACGCCTCCGTTTGTAACCCCGTCTTCACAATGGGGTGCTACAACACCAAGAACGACACCTAATCTAGACGGCATCGAACAGCCGGTTTACGAGAGGGTTTGCGTCCGGCTAAGCCCAAGCCGCACCAGTCCATGGACATGGTTTGGTGCCATTTGCTGTTTCTTGTTCAGCATTGGTCTTCTAATCTGTGGGATTACTACGTTAATCCTGATTTTCGCCGTCAGACCGAGAATCCCAGTTTTGGACGTCGCCAACGCAAGCCAAAACACAATCCTCTTCGAGTCACCGGTTTTCAGCGGCGATATTGTACTGCAACTTAATTTCACCAATCCGAACAAGAAACAAGTTGTTCGGTTTGAACATATTAAAGTCGAGCTCCGGTTTTCGGAAGAACTGATTGCCAGACAGAATCTCTTGCCCTTTTCCGTGAGAAACGGCCAGAATAGGCTAGAATCGATCGGTCTGGTTTCAGATTCCATCTTATTGCCGGTCAATGATATGGTTGAGCTCAGAAGACAAGTTGCGAGCAATTTGGTTGATTACCAAATAATAAGTACATCCAGAGTCAACGCAGTTCTAGGGTTTGTTCCGTACTCGTACATGCTGCACGGCACTTGTCATATTCAGTTGACGGGCCCACCCGGGGGCGGCTTGGTTTCACGTAACTGCACGACAAATCGATAA
- the LOC104726157 gene encoding cytochrome c oxidase assembly protein COX15 codes for MFRAVGSALKRNKEAFNVIARGSHRAFTSKITAATVTSSASSSPLAGNSLYGLRSLLKGQNASLFRNMSTVASISSESKEGLKLLVTGGPQARKWVGIWLFGSAAWVFSMVVLGGVTRLTRSGLSMTDWKFTGEFPPLSDEAWAKEFEKYKHSPEYKRVNKGMNLEDFKFIYWMEYAHRMWGRGLGIMFALPFSFFLRKGYITLRLGVQLSGLFALGAGQGFIGWWMVKSGLEEPPSEYSQPRVSPYRLAAHLTSAFAIYCGLFWTALSVVMPEPPAESLAWVRGAAKVKKLALPVSLIVGITAISGAFVAGNDAGRAFNTFPKMGDTWIPDNIFEMKPLMRNFFENTATVQLDHRLLATTTLMAIGTMWWFTRKLDIHPAVKALIGSTVGMTAVQVTLGVSTLLSYVPVSLGSAHQAGALTLLTLMLLLNHTLRRPSPSLLKSLPQVAKLNFS; via the exons atgttTCGGGCGGTGGGATCAGCTCTTAAGAGAAACAAGGAAGCGTTTAATGTAATTGCTCGAGGGTCTCATCGAGCTTTCACCTCTAAAATCACAGCTGCTACTGTAACCTCCTCTGCTTCGTCTTCTCCTTTAGCGGGGAACTCTTTATATGGCTTGCGATCTCTTCTCAAG GGTCAAAATGCTTCATTGTTTAGGAATATGTCAACTGTAGCGTCGATTAGCTCAGAGAGTAAAGAGGGTTTGAAGCTTCTTGTCACTGGAGGACCTCAAGCTCGGAAATGGGTTGGTATATGGTTGTTCGGTTCAGCTGCTTGGGTTTTCAGCATGGTGGTACTAGGAGGTGTAACCCGATTAACTCGATCTGGTTTATCCATGACTGATTGGAAATTCACCGGTGAATTCCCTCCTCTGTCAGATGAAGCTTGGGCTAAGGAGTTTGAGAAGTATAAGCATTCACCTGAATATAAGCG TGTGAACAAAGGGATGAATCTTGAAGATTTTAAGTTCATATATTGGATGGAGTATGCTCATCGAATGTGGGGAAGAGGATTGGGAATCATGTTTGCTTTGCCGTTTTCGTTTTTTCTGCGTAAAGGTTATATTACTCTACGTCTTGGAGTTCAGCTCTCTGGTTTATTTGCACTTGGTGCTGGACAAGGTTTCATTGGTTGGTGGATGGTTAAAAGTGGTTTAGAG GAGCCACCGTCTGAATATTCTCAACCAAGGGTAAGCCCATACCGTCTTGCAGCTCACCTGACCTCAGCTTTCGCCATTTATTGTGGACTTTTCTGGACCGCTCTCTCTGTTGTTATGCCTGAACCACCAGCTGAGTCACTGGCTTGGGTTCGTGGAGCAGCTAAAGTGAAGAAGCTTGCATTACCAGTAAGCTTGATTGTTGGTATCACTGCGATTTCAGGAGCCTTTGTTGCTGGAAATGATGCT GGTCGTGCATTCAACACATTCCCGAAGATGGGCGATACATGGATACCAGATAATATATTTGAGATGAAACCACTTATGCGCAACTTTTTCGAGAACACAGCAACTGTTCAG CTTGATCATCGCCTTCTGGCAACCACAACGCTAATGGCGATTGGAACAATGTGGTGGTTCACGAGGAAGCTAGATATACATCCAGCTGTTAAAGCTTTGATTGGAAGCACTGTCGGAATGACTGCTGTTCAG GTAACATTAGGTGTGTCAACGCTTCTGAGTTATGTTCCGGTTTCACTAGGAAGTGCACACCAAGCAGGAGCTTTAACACTTCTCACTTTGATGTTACTTCTCAATCACACTCTTCGGAGACCATCACcttctcttctcaaatctcTTCCACAAGTTGCTAAATTAAATTTCAGCTAA
- the LOC104726158 gene encoding uncharacterized protein LOC104726158, whose product MENPEGRRDIAITDGVKPTGSLVVEATVAAVAVVGPLFGLMSFSLVATVTLFLIVSPLMLIFAPVLAGTVAILVAAMVGVGVAAALWLVGIAALVCCAKEIGVGTGVAERMVESVVRELGYGRSRYF is encoded by the coding sequence ATGGAGAATCCTGAAGGAAGGAGAGATATAGCCATAACCGATGGAGTGAAGCCGACTGGTTCGTTGGTTGTGGAAGCAACGGTAGCAGCAGTGGCAGTGGTCGGGCCGCTCTTTGGTCTGATGAGTTTTAGCCTCGTAGCGACGGTAACTCTGTTTCTGATCGTTTCTCCACTGATGCTGATATTTGCTCCGGTTTTGGCTGGGACGGTGGCGATTCTTGTGGCGGCAATGGTTGGTGTTGGGGTGGCTGCAGCCTTATGGTTGGTGGGAATAGCCGCTTTGGTTTGTTGTGCGAAAGAGATTGGTGTTGGAACCGGAGTTGCTGAGAGGATGGTTGAGTCGGTGGTGAGAGAGTTAGGTTATGGTCGAAGTCGTTACTTCTGA